The stretch of DNA ACACCGCTATGCCGAGCTGCACGCCCACTCCGCATACTCCTTCCTCGACGGAGCCAACGAACCCGATGACCTGGCATCGGCTGCCGTCGAGCTCGGTCTGGAGGCACTCGCCCTCACCGATCACGATGGTGTTCCCGGCATCGTCAAGCATGCTCAGGCGGGTCGTGCCTACGGTCTGCCCACTGTTCACGGCACCGAGCTCACCCTTGCTGACGGCTCCCACCTGCCCGTCCTGGCCCGCAACCCCGTCGGCTACCACCGACTGGTCTCGGCCATCTCACAGCACAACCTGGACGCCGGAGAACGGCGAGAACCCGCCCATGACCTGCCCACTCTCGCCTCGGCCCTCCGCGCCGCCCCCACCAGCCATACCGGGGGAGCCTGCGGAACCTGCCTCGTCCTCACTGGCACCTCCAACGGCCCTCTGCGCCGAGCCCTGGGCGACCCCCGCCGGCCCGGAACCTGGGACCTGGCGGCGGCAGATGCCTGCCTGGGCCGCCTCGCCGAGCTCTTCGCCGCTCCCGACCGCGGCCGCCCAACCAGCACCACTACCGGTGACACACAGGTGGAGGGAGACGCCACCGTGGGGCTGGCCGTTGAGCTCACCCTGGACGGGGGCCCCACCGACGCCGCCCTCACCGAGACCCTGACCCGACTGGCTCACGCTCACCGGCTTCCCCTCGTGGCCACCGGCGCGGTGCGCTGCGCCCGCCCCACCGACGCCCGCCTCGCCGATGTCCTCACCGCCACCCGGCTGGTCACCGACCTGGAAGGAGCCCGCGGTCACCTGCCCGCCATCGGCCGCTGGCTACGAGGAGCCCGGGACATGGCCAGGCTCCACCGACGCAGTCCCGACGCCGTCGACCTAGCCGCAGACCTCGCCTCCGACCTCGCCTTCGACCTGGCCCTCATCGCCCCGGACCTGCCCGACGTCGACGTCCCCACCGGACACACCCCCACGACGTGGCTGCGCGAGCTCACCTATCAAGGCGCCAGCCGCCGCTACGGCACCCCGCAGGAGCACCCTCGGGCCTGGGAGGTGCTCAACCACGAGCTCGACGTCATCGAGTCCCTGGGCTTCCCCGGCTACTTCCTCATCGTGCACTCCATCGTCGAGTTCTGCAGACAGTCGGGGATCCTGTGCCAGGGAAGAGGATCGGCCGCCAACTCCGCAGTCTGCTATGCCCTGGGGATCACCGCCGTCGACGCCGTCCGGCACAAGATGCTCTTCGAACGCTTTCTGTCCCCGGGGCGAGCCGGCTACCCGGACATCGACCTCGACATCGAGGCCTGCCGCCGCGAGGAGGTCATCCAGCACGTCTACGCCCGCTACGGGCGCGACTGCGCCGCCCAGGTCGCCAACGTCATCGCCTACCGTCCCCGCTCTGCCGTGCGCGACGCAGCCCGAGCCCTCGGCCACCCCTCTGGGCTGCAGGACACTTGGGCCAGGCAGATGGACCGTTGGACCACGGTGCGTCCTGGAGGACTCACAGGGCAGAGCGACGAGGTTCCCGAGCCGGTCCTCGACATTGCTGAGAATCTGCTGCGTCTGCCCCGCCACCTCGGGGTCCACCCCGGAGGCATGGTCCTGTGCGGCCGCCCCGTCACCGAGGTGTGCCCGGTGCGCTGGGCCGCCATGGACAATCGCTCCGTCCTCCAATGGGACAAGGACGACTGCGCTGAGGCCGGCCTGGTCAAGTTCGACCTCCTAGGCCTTGGGGAGCTCACCGCCCTACGCCTGGCTTTCACCACCTTGGCCGAGCGGGGCCAGACCGTCCCCGACGTCATCGAGGAAGGGGAGCTGCGCACGTCCCAAAGCGGCCGCCCCTGGGGGCTGCACACTCTCCCCGAGGAGGACCCGGCCGTCTACAGACTGCTTGCGGCCGCGGACACGGTCGGGGTCTTCCAGGTCGAGTCGCGCGCCCAGATGGCCACCCTGCCCCGACTTCGCCCCCAGGAGTTCTACGACATCGTCGTCGAGGTCGCCCTCATCCGCCCCGGCCCCATCCAGGGCGACGCCGTCAACCCCTACATCCGCCGCAGGCTGGATCGCGAGGAGATCGCCTACCTGCACGACTCCCTCAAGCCCGCCCTGGCCAAGACCCTGGGGGTGCCGCTCTTCCAGGAGCAGCTCATGCAGATCGCCGTCGACGCCGCAGGGTTCAGCCCCGCCGAGGCCGACACCCTGCGCCAGGCCATGGGAGCCAAACGATCCATCGAACGCATGGAGGCCCTCCACGACAGGCTCGTGTCCGGTATGAAGGGGCGAGGCATTGACGAGCCCACCGCCGAGAAGATCTACAGCAAACTGCGGTCCTTCGCCGAGTTCGGCTTCCCCGAGTCCCACGCCTTCTCCTTCGCCTACCTGGTCTACGCCTCGGCCTGGCTCAAGGCTCGCAAGCCCGAGGACTTCTACGCAGGGGTCCTCGCAGCCCAACCCATGGGCTTCTGGTCCCCGCAGTCCCTCGTGGCCGACGCGCGCCGCCACGGTGTGCGCGTCCTGCCCGCAGACGTGAACTACTCGCCGGCCCATGCCACCGTCGAGCAGAGGGAAGACCACCGGCATGCAGACCGATCGGATCAGTGGGAGCCGCTGACACCCCATCCTGCCGTCCTGTCCCCGCTCGATGTCCACGACGACCTTGCGGTGCGCTTGGGCCTGGCCCCGATCAGGGGGCTGGGAGCGCGGGCCGCACAGGCCATCGTCACCGAGAGATGCGCCCACGGCCCCTACCGGAACCTGGCCGACCTCGCCCGACGTGTGCGCCTGAGCCGCTCCCGCCTTGAGGCGCTGGCCGCCTCAGGGGCCCTGGACAGCCTGGGGGTGGAACGCCGTCGGGCCCTGTGGGCAGCCGGCGTCCTGTCCGATGAGCACGGTCAATGCCGCGGTGCCTCCCACCAGGAACGAGGTACATGGTTCCAACCCACGCTTCCGGGCACTGCTGTCGGCGCCGTCGCCCCGGCCCTGCCGGCCATGACCAGTCGCGAGCAGCAAGCAGCCGACCTGAACCTCACCGGAGTATCCACCCACGGCTCGCCTTTGACGTCTCTGCGTCCCGGACTGATGGCCGACGGCGTGCTGACGACCGCCGACCTCTCCAACCAGGAGCACGGAAGCCGGGTTCGGGTTGCGGGCGTCGTCACCCACCGGCAGCGGCCTCACACGGCCTCCGGCATGATCTTCCTCAATCTGGAGGATGAGACCGGCCTGCTCAACGTTGTCTGCCGAGCCGGCATGTGGCGTCGTTACCGCAGCATCGGTAGGCGCGCCGGCGCGCTCATCGTGCGCGGTACGGTCGAGAGGGGAGACGGGGTCATCGCCGTCATGGCCGAG from Actinomyces sp. Marseille-P3109 encodes:
- a CDS encoding error-prone DNA polymerase, producing MTSRHRYAELHAHSAYSFLDGANEPDDLASAAVELGLEALALTDHDGVPGIVKHAQAGRAYGLPTVHGTELTLADGSHLPVLARNPVGYHRLVSAISQHNLDAGERREPAHDLPTLASALRAAPTSHTGGACGTCLVLTGTSNGPLRRALGDPRRPGTWDLAAADACLGRLAELFAAPDRGRPTSTTTGDTQVEGDATVGLAVELTLDGGPTDAALTETLTRLAHAHRLPLVATGAVRCARPTDARLADVLTATRLVTDLEGARGHLPAIGRWLRGARDMARLHRRSPDAVDLAADLASDLAFDLALIAPDLPDVDVPTGHTPTTWLRELTYQGASRRYGTPQEHPRAWEVLNHELDVIESLGFPGYFLIVHSIVEFCRQSGILCQGRGSAANSAVCYALGITAVDAVRHKMLFERFLSPGRAGYPDIDLDIEACRREEVIQHVYARYGRDCAAQVANVIAYRPRSAVRDAARALGHPSGLQDTWARQMDRWTTVRPGGLTGQSDEVPEPVLDIAENLLRLPRHLGVHPGGMVLCGRPVTEVCPVRWAAMDNRSVLQWDKDDCAEAGLVKFDLLGLGELTALRLAFTTLAERGQTVPDVIEEGELRTSQSGRPWGLHTLPEEDPAVYRLLAAADTVGVFQVESRAQMATLPRLRPQEFYDIVVEVALIRPGPIQGDAVNPYIRRRLDREEIAYLHDSLKPALAKTLGVPLFQEQLMQIAVDAAGFSPAEADTLRQAMGAKRSIERMEALHDRLVSGMKGRGIDEPTAEKIYSKLRSFAEFGFPESHAFSFAYLVYASAWLKARKPEDFYAGVLAAQPMGFWSPQSLVADARRHGVRVLPADVNYSPAHATVEQREDHRHADRSDQWEPLTPHPAVLSPLDVHDDLAVRLGLAPIRGLGARAAQAIVTERCAHGPYRNLADLARRVRLSRSRLEALAASGALDSLGVERRRALWAAGVLSDEHGQCRGASHQERGTWFQPTLPGTAVGAVAPALPAMTSREQQAADLNLTGVSTHGSPLTSLRPGLMADGVLTTADLSNQEHGSRVRVAGVVTHRQRPHTASGMIFLNLEDETGLLNVVCRAGMWRRYRSIGRRAGALIVRGTVERGDGVIAVMAEHLQPLPGVPVTGSRDWC